The genomic interval ggatttcagctgtttttcagaaaaCCTTTGAAGTGACTGCAATAATTTTGCgacatcagaaaaaaacaaattaaataattaaatatccagatattttttttcctcacccaCCAGAAGCAATGTTAAAGGATCCCAAAGCTGGAGCCACTGCTGTCTGAGAAACATGCTGTAAAAAATAAgtatgattaaattaaaatgtgtaacaACGTAAGAAAAGCCACTTCATTCTCTCAAGGTAACTCTGcaagactaaataaaaatgtgacgTTTATGTAAATCAGTGGCTTTAAATTTTAGGATACATATGAACTCTATCGtactttaaaaatctaatttattgcaaataaattatttttcaaacatcaagttgtttttgcattttgttccagaagtttgtttggggtttttttttctatgaaagaatttgtattttattttatctttaacaGTAAATGCTGTTTATTGGGACATACTGTATAGTGCTTTGTAAAGGTATTAATAACCCTagaattttttacattttctcaatttACTGCAGCAGTTTTGCAAAACTGGATTTCCAGttctattttaagtcaattagaaacacatttaaatctgcttttcttttctttactattattactatttgtcttttttatgcATTACTGACTGTTGTGAAGCACTTTCTGATTTTGTGTCTTGAGAGATGATATATAAATAAGGTTTCACTTACTTAGAAACCTAAGTGCATTTCTAGGATTTAACATGATTTTATATGTGCATAATCGTGAAACTTagagaaaattaaatgtagATTTGCAACTTTTTAGCTACAAAATTATGTGAACGATTGCcagcatttgtattcagcccccaTTACTCTtataaacctaaataaaagtccaaaataCCTTAAATGTAATAAGAGCCAATAATGTAACTTTCTGACCTTTATGAAGGAAAACTAACAcagcacatcaccctgaacacaacGCTCTAAGAgcaaaacatggtggtggcagcatcatacatTGGACTTGCTTTTCGTTAACCTGGTTATGGAAGtgggtcagagttgatgggaaaaaTTATAGAGTTTAAAACAAGCAGAACTAGAAGAGCAAATTTGATCTAAGCTGGAAACAAATGTAAGACAACGACCCTAAACGCACAACCAGAGCTAAGAAACAGAAGTTTCTGTATCTATGTCTTCATAGAAGGGAACCTCCAGCCGCATCTGCCACACAAGCTCCATCAGGTGTCTGACATAGTCTGGAATGACAGGACAATAGAAGCATTATGGATAAAAGTCAAAATCATAttcccaaaaagaaaaaaaatattgactacCATATGTGGCAGACACACAAATAAGCTCCAAATAATGATTCATGCAAGATTTTCCTTTGGATATCTTGTTGCAAACTAAAGAATTAAACTCACCATATGTGTGAGACTCCTTCACAGGCCGAACCACAGCGCCACCTTTCTTAAACTTTGGATAGGACACCTTCCACCGCTGAGCCCTGTCCTGTTTCCTGGCCTGCTCATTTGCCATGTTCTCGTTAAAGTGGAGAGCTGCCAAAATCAGTCTGCAAGCACAacatacaggtgcatctcaCAAAAGTTAGGATACAATAAAGAAGTTGAATCagatattacttttttttatttcaaagcaaaAATCATCTAAATTACAAGAATTAGTTTCCATTTTTTcataatattctaatatttgtAGATGCATTTGtatataaaattactttttgtcaAGCAACATATTCACAAAATGACCATCTGCTCTTATTTACCCATCTACTTATCTATTTATTTGTCTGAACAAACAGTGAGCATACTTTGCTTCCAGTGAGGGACGAAGGAAATGCCCCTGTTTACTTCCGAAGAAGCAGACGACGTTATGAAAAGACTGCAAGTACGACGTCTGCTCTGGAGGGGACAGCTGACGGACGTCCGCCAGCAGCCTGGAGCTCTGGACAACCGCCTGGATTTCTTTCTGTGCTCTGCTGCCTGTCGACACACAACATGCAGACATTAGGGATCTTATACAAGCTCATAGTAAGAATTTAATGGAAGTCCATTCAATGTAAGGCTGCAACTAAAGATTGGTGTAGTAATTTATTATTGAGATCATTAATCGGCTAAAAAacttggcacattctgcagatttttcatttgagccattaatcttattttatacaatattggAAATAAATGAAGACGCAAATAAACAAGTAATTGAATTAcgttttcaaaaaagaaaataaatattttactgcctaaaatgcagtaacaGAGCATTCCTAtagtgaacacttgatcatttgtagatTAATAGACTAATTGTTGCACTAAccgattaataattggatagcaaaagatGCATAATAGGAGCTTttgatttttacagaatttcaatcagatgaagctaaaactacgtaggagttctgggtagaacatatttacaaaaagctttatttatgCATATagtttttatacagttttggcttaattactgctttcagtatgtttttctttcagcgAAATGGCTTcgtttgagtctgtatactccaattaacaattaattacAACTTTTTCAGACAATTATTAACAATAACTACCACGATTATTCTGATTAACCATTTCAGCCATGCATATCTATCTTTTATATGCTACTCTTTAAGCACTTAAGAACCTGCTACggtatttttttctgataataTGAAAGTTGCATTATTTGCCTGCACTACCCACCGTTCTCCACCCACTGTCTGTTCATCTGTCCGTGCTCGCACCGCGGGAACATGTCGCCGTGGCCCTCGTGGATGTTGCAGACGTGACGAGCCACAGAAGTCCATTTCTGCACAGCCATGTCTGCGTCTCCACCGCTGGTGGCTGCTGTCCAACACAGATGGTTGGAGATAGACTGAGCCCACAGCCCCACTGAAGCACAGCCTGGCTTTTTGGCCACTGCCACAAGTTTTTTGAAGATGCCTGCAAAAAATAGCCAATGTGATGTTACCCGTCTTTTCCATCAGAACAGAGATCGACCATCAGGACATTAATGGTTTGCCGTTACGCTGATGGTCCACCTTTTGCATGTGAACAACTAGTTTTGGGTGTCAGTAGCAACTGGTTGAATCACATCAATGTTGTCTCAGTATTCAGGACAAAGCATTTGCTTATCAAATTTGTTTTGAACCACAGAGCTCACCCTTGGAAACGTGCCATACGTCAAACCGCTGTCTGATGTCGGGCTTTTCCGTTCTGACCCATTTGCAGACCTGCATATGTCTGTCTGTGATGAGTTCAGCTATAGTGAGGCCATGTTGCTCCAGGAAGCGGATCCCCTGTTTCAGGCCCTCCAACTCCACTGCTGCGCTGCTCTGCACTTCATTGCACTGAAAGACACAAAGAAGATTGGAAATAATCCATaataaaggtaaaggtaattttatttctataggacattttctgcagcaaggcaatacaaagtgttttacaggaattaaaatgaaatacaaacaaaataacaaaccaaaggaaagagcaaaagaagaaaaagaatctaatgttgatttaaagtatgtaaactaggtactcctgttcagggttggtagataagtataagtaagtatcctctggtctaatttcTTTTCTGGGCTGGAAGAacaggagtctaaaaagtaattgctaaagtagtttttctggattctaagtttgttctaatccCTGTCctgggttgctaaataagtgtaagtaagtaagtatcctctggacttctgggttgctagataagtataagtaagtatatTCTCTGGACTTGTcctctaaatttgtaaaagtaatgagtactccacagtttataagtaataataaaaactaaatgttgctgTTCTGGAAGATTtctttctggattctaagttcgTTCTatttccttttctgggttgcagTAAGAGGAGTCTCTCTGCATAATGATAGATATAGTTTTTGATGACGTCTCCTCTACATAGGCATTgtcattttgaataaaaaaaaagaatataccTCCACTAGATGGGTGGTGAGCACCACACCAGTATTCATATCCATTAAGGAATAGCTGCCATACTTGGTTGTATGCCCTGATGAGCAGCAGCGAGCATCTCCGCCCAGTCTTAGTGGCGTTCCCTTTCTCTTCATAATCATGGCCTGCTGCTTGGTGTTCCAAACCCTTTGAATAGCAGGGACCAAATAGCAGCGCTGCAGACTGAAAAACGTCTTCAAACTGTAGATTCCAACACTCATGTGTCGGAAAAGGTTCAGGGCAATTGTTGGTGAACACCCACTGAATAAGGTGGCTGCCGCCATCATCAAATTGCCCACCGGCATGCTGTTGTGGGCCGGCTGGCTGTACCACACCCGGGTGTGTCCGTCTGTCCTCTTGCAGACACTGCTCACGGCCACCATGGTGCCCATGATCTGCTTCATCGTCACTGTGCAGGCCCCGGAGCAGACGACACACACAGCGAACAGCGTCCTCAAACAACTTTCAAAGACAATGAATTTACGCTCCGCCGCTGGGCAGGTTTCGGCCACGTCTTCGAGGTCGctgcaacattaaaaaataaataaataaatctgtttaaaattgATTGTAGGTAGTGCTGGGACAACATTGAATATGTATATTAGTCACGCTAATCATGCAAGTTTGTCTTCCCAAAACCTTTTTCAAGGCAGAATTGTATTTCTTAGGCAATAGGTTTTTGTGTCTGTTCAACATTGCTCATTAGTAAGAACAGTTGCGACAATATTACATTAGTAGTATtgatgagaaataaataatagaaatatcATTTTACTTGAAAAGGGTCTATGAAACCAACATACAAGTCCTCATCCTCAGACTCTTCTGCACCAGGTGCCCAGTCCGGGTCCTCCTCATCAGTCTCAGGTTCCTCATCACTTTCAGGGCCGTTGCTGTCCTGGTCATCTAGGGTGGGAGTCAGAAGCATACACTGAATACCAATTTCTGCAGTCTGTGGTGTTGTGGATGTTCCTTGGGACTTCATCTCTACTACACAGGAAGTCCCAACCGATCTGGAGACAGGTGTGCCCTGTGTACAGGGGAGAAACAGGTGGTGGGCCTATGCACCAATTACTGAAAACAGAATGAAACGAAACATCTTaccaaataagaaaaacaataccAACAACGACAACAGTAATCATAGCTAAACAATATATTGATGACGCAATACATTGGAAAGAGAAGGAggctcttaaagagacagggaaCAATTTCAAGTTGtcatacatttttcttcaaccatGCGGTATTtgatgaagctgaagttggcttccGGTTGCAGCTTCTGATTCAAGAAATGGTTGAAGAGCAATCATCCCACGTAACTGTTCACTACAACCACTATGCACTTCAAACCTGGACTAGATTATTGTGCACTGattgcagaatatttaaaaccaagcttgtgatttgtgaaatctttatttgatttgtgaaacttcagaAAAGGGTAGTATTAGTGCAATTTAAGCACCTTTTAAGCATCTGAAACACACTACAATTGAATTCTCTgaaatttgcattatttgttgttatttcaacttttaactttctgctttctcattttttcttcatcacaGTAGTGTCATCCAGATTCATAAGTGCTGAATCACCCTTTATTCCAGTCAAGGTTTCATAAATCACAAACTTGGTTTCTTGCAATCCGTGCAGAATGGTAGGTGTTGTACTTTTATAGAgcagattaaaaatgatcaaaggcAGTGAAAATTAAGTGGAATCGCTCTTTAGCCGTTTCCCAAATCGGAAGCCAACTTTAGCCTCGTCAAATAAGGGCTGTTGAAGGAAAATAtctaacgccttgaaattgtccactgtctctttaagaacctcctacCGTTTCTAATCCCCCCACTCCCCTCCCCCCTTCCTcacgtcatcacaacaaagCCTCTTCATGCAGTTGCCATTCTTCGCTACGCTGTATTTTGTCCTACAAAGAAGCAGCATGGTATGAtatcgtttttattttatataaaatggcAACTATCTGGATATAGCAGAACTTTATGCGAATGATCCCATGTAAAGACCCAAACCGGAGCGAGTACAAGACGTTTCCGCCTGGTAGTAAGACAGCTCCAGGATACACATTGTAATCTTAGTTACAACTAAGATTACGTTCAAAAATAATAGCAAAACAATGTGAGTTGTTGTTTCGCTTACCTGTCCCCACTCAAACGGTTTAAGCCTGGTTGGTATTGCATGGTCTAATAGTGACAATCTTCCTATCAGTCCTTTATCAAACAGGCCTTTGTTTAGAAAGCTGTCATCAGTAAAGTGCCTCGCACAAATATACCAGTTCTTTTTCGGAGGAGGGAAGTCTCCAAAAATAAAGTCCAACCATTTCTGGCGAATCGTGGCATCCTTGGGAAGCGTAAAAAGAGGGTAGTCTCCCTCGCATCCAAGAACGCATTTCCTCCAATGAGGCATTTCCTAATCCGCAAAGGACTGGACTGGGAAGCGGTTTGAATGTTGAGCACcgcagatgcgcagttccaccggGTGTTTGCTCATTGCTGTTGCAGCTAGTTTGGTGGAGCCACGTGGGGGAGCCGTGGGGGAGGGGAGCTTCGTGGGGGAGAAAGCTCGGCTTGGAGACTGAAAGCTCCGAGGCGGAGCTTTGGGGGAAAAGGCGGCGTTAGGGCACCCCCGAATGGCTGCCACTGGGAGATGCAAGGATTCCTCACACAGCATAACTGAATCAAAGCAACTCTCTAGACATTatgacatgatataaagctaaaaaagatttattttgctcAGTCTTCCactgaaaaataatacatatataaaattttacaaGAGTTTATGATCTCTCATCTGATGTTAgcttaaaataacttttcactTCGTTAAAGTGGCggtattgtgtaaaattgacATTTATGAGCTTTACATCACATTATATTAttacctcatcaaaaacatacctggagtgttgctttgattctttcatgagttgagaaatcctttaatctcccgtggcaaccagtCAGATGTGCAAAACAATACTttgttaaagagacagaggcccaattttaagccGTtacaaagtcaatattttttcattcGTATAACGGCGGTAGGTAACATTGTTATTTGATTGTGTGGAATTACTCAATTCCAGCCAACAATTATTCAATTCCAGccaattgaataaaaatattcaattggctggaaaacacataataatgCCCCTTTCAAGGTTTAGAAGAAAACGTTTCTGTGTTAGAATGGGCTAGTCAACGTCCATTTGTAAAGAATATGTGGCAGGacatgaaaactgatgttcactcatgctctccatccaatctgaccaAGCCTAAACTGCAAAGAAGGATATccaaaaaagtcaaagttaaaAGCTGCTAACCTGTAGTTAAAATGCTGttcaacaaaatattgattctgaagggctgaatacaaatgtttgtctcaatttttacatttctatcaCATGATTCAAGTAAAATATGCTGGACGTTGCAACATATTTCATGCGTTTCATTTTTACAGGTCATTAAGATACAGAAGACATGCACATTAAAATACTGTATCATTACGTTTAGTGACCAAGTAGCTCATGTTGACAAAAGTGAGATAGTTTGGGATTTtgatttcacttttcttttttttactgacaaaCAGCATATTGAAAACAAAGTTCATCCAGTAATaaagaacaatgtttatttcatcAGATGTAAATTCTCACTGGAGCCAGTTACCAGCCATTTCTATTAtcagaagatgacaggaaggaGGTGTTGCTGCAAGGCTAGAGTGGGTGAGGGGTACAGATCTCTGTTTCAAACCTGCTGTGAAAGACGTTTCTTTGTTTGCCTCAGCAGAGGTTGATGCTTTCCGTTGAGAAGGTCTCTTTACATGTGTGAGATCATTGGCTGTTTCACCTCTGCAGAGTTGTTTCAGACCTCTTGTCATTCTGATTCTGACCTGGCCTCACAGTGTTCTGCTCTTCATGCATTTGTCACAACCCTGTGGTGAACATTCAAAGTCCTTATAAAAAACACTATTCTACAAAACACAGTTCATCTGTTTCTCCTTGTAAGAAAACAAGTGATTCTGGATTTTGCTGAACCACACTTTACTATAAATAGTGGTTTTAATTACTTGAGAATAATGGgatgtgctttttattttccttccaatcCCTTCATCCTAAATTATTGTATTGTGAAAATAGAAACGTGAAGTTTCACACAAAGGCTAAAAGAGCAAATATAGGCTatacaatttttttcatttgtttggaaCCCCCAATATTTGCTGGATTCCCAAAAATGTTTCGTACATTACCCTGAAAAAGTACAATTTCAAAGGTAATTACAGAACAGTAATGCATATTTCTCTCTATATAGGAACATGAGTAACACACAGTTTCTTGCACAAATGTGCAAACCCCACACACCCTTTCATAACccacattttttatttggattttgtgtaAATGTAATAAGTTACTGTAATGTTTACAAGTGTTGTGTAAGGAAAATTTCTCAAAGACATTTGTGCTCAAAACAATGCATATTCCAGCACCTAAAAAAGCCTAGTATTTACTGAAGAGAGctcagaataaagtcatgagGCGTCATGTTTAAAGCCTTTCCATCAGCTATGGGGCCATAAAGgacaatatatgaaaaaataataaaataaagtatcaTTTTTATACCACATCACAGATATGCACTACTCTGTGTAGATCTACAACATAGAAGGATCATCCCACTAAAATACATTACTGCAACATGTTAACATGTGGGGAAAGGGAACAGATGAAGGATtgtaatcaaaatattttttcttaatgcaaaacatatatatacacaggTGTGTGGATTTATTTATGCTTATTAGTCAGAATtacttctaaaaaatattttattacttagtATTGTGAACAAGAGTTCAGTAACAAATTGGActttaatggaaacagaaatgaaacacaAAGGCCGTATTTTTTCCAGctgaacataatttattttaaaaattactatAAGTTTTTGAGTTGCCCtcaaagtgaatttatttccacGCGGAATTTTACAACAGCGCCAAAAGTTTAAAGCTGGAGGGAAGTCACTTGATTGGTTTTTTGTGTCCACCCCAAACAGTTCATCCACTGACAATAGGGAGGGAAACAACTAACCAATCGCTTTTGATCATCCATCAACACTCATCTCCATTGGTCTAATGTAAGAAGTGATAGGCCAATTGTTATTGATTTTCTATTGGGGTTGACCTTTCAGATCCAATGAACTAAGACTATCTGCCCATAGCAACCAATCACAGTAAGGGGCGGGATCAAAGTGAGGTTTATATCCAGGTCATCGctaccttttttttccttatcgTTTGAACTACCTTTACAGTTCTGCAACTTGAAGAAGCAGCAAGAAGATGTCTGGAAGAGGAAAAACTGGAGCCAAGGCCCGCGCTAAGGCTAAGACCCGCAGCTCCCGTGCCGGTCTCCAGTTCCCCGTGGGCCGTGTCCACCGTCTCCTCCGCAAGGGAAACTACGCCGAGAGAGTGGGTGCCGGAGCCCCGGTCTACCTTGCCGCCGTTCTCGAGTACCTAACTGCCGAGATCTTGGAGCTGGCTGGCAACGCGGCTAGAGACAACAAGAAGACCCGCATCATCCCCCGGCACCTCCAGCTGGCCGTCCGCAACGACGAGGAACTCAACAAGCTGCTCGGCGGCGTGACCATCGC from Xiphophorus maculatus strain JP 163 A chromosome 11, X_maculatus-5.0-male, whole genome shotgun sequence carries:
- the LOC102217096 gene encoding uncharacterized protein LOC102217096 → MPHWRKCVLGCEGDYPLFTLPKDATIRQKWLDFIFGDFPPPKKNWYICARHFTDDSFLNKGLFDKGLIGRLSLLDHAIPTRLKPFEWGQGTPVSRSVGTSCVVEMKSQGTSTTPQTAEIGIQCMLLTPTLDDQDSNGPESDEEPETDEEDPDWAPGAEESEDEDFDLEDVAETCPAAERKFIVFESCLRTLFAVCVVCSGACTVTMKQIMGTMVAVSSVCKRTDGHTRVWYSQPAHNSMPVGNLMMAAATLFSGCSPTIALNLFRHMSVGIYSLKTFFSLQRCYLVPAIQRVWNTKQQAMIMKRKGTPLRLGGDARCCSSGHTTKYGSYSLMDMNTGVVLTTHLVECNEVQSSAAVELEGLKQGIRFLEQHGLTIAELITDRHMQVCKWVRTEKPDIRQRFDVWHVSKGIFKKLVAVAKKPGCASVGLWAQSISNHLCWTAATSGGDADMAVQKWTSVARHVCNIHEGHGDMFPRCEHGQMNRQWVENGSRAQKEIQAVVQSSRLLADVRQLSPPEQTSYLQSFHNVVCFFGSKQGHFLRPSLEAKLILAALHFNENMANEQARKQDRAQRWKVSYPKFKKGGAVVRPVKESHTYDYVRHLMELVWQMRLEVPFYEDIDTETSVS
- the LOC102228452 gene encoding histone H2AX, which translates into the protein MSGRGKTGAKARAKAKTRSSRAGLQFPVGRVHRLLRKGNYAERVGAGAPVYLAAVLEYLTAEILELAGNAARDNKKTRIIPRHLQLAVRNDEELNKLLGGVTIAQGGVLPNIQAVLLPKKTGQSAPSSGKAGKKASSQSQEY